Genomic DNA from Alistipes indistinctus YIT 12060:
TCGTTCCGACTCGCAGAAGGCGATACCGCCCAAGTCCTGCGGTCGAAAAACGGGGCGCTCCTTTCCGAATCGTTCGCGCGCAACCTGTTCCCCGAAGGGGATTACCTCGACAAAACCGTTACGATCAAAGGCGAAAGCGTCCCGGTGACGGGAATTCTCCGGCCGTTCGGCAACAGCCAGTTCGTCACTCCGGACGTGATGCTCTCTTTTGAAGAATGGGCACCCTTAGTTTACGGGTGGGACGGTGTCCTGAAACGCGGATACGCCAGTGCTTCGTTCCCGCTGTACCTGATGCTGAAACCGCATGCCGACCTGTCGGCCAAGATGCCGGATATGCTCTCGCACCTCAAAACCTACTACTGGCCCTACAAAGACGACCATGCCCGTGAATTGACAATCATTCCCCTAACCGAAGTTTACCTATCCAATCCGTTATACGCGAGCGAACAGATCCGGATCGGCAGCAAAACGCTGATCAACACGTTTTTCAGCGTAGCCATGCTGATCCTGCTGTTCGCCGTAATCAACTACATCAATCTCTCGACAGCCCAATCCGAATCCCGGGCCCGGGAGATGGCCGTCCGGCGCCTGCTGGGCTGCTCACGCAAAGCGCTTTTCACCCGGCTGATCGTCGAATCCGTTCTGCTGTGCATCCTTTCGTTGCTGATCGCACTACTGCTGGCCGGCATAGCCGAACCTATTTTCAACCGTATCCTTCAAACCCATATTTCGGTAAGCAATCTTTTCTCGGCAAGCAACTTGGGAATCGGGGTAGTAGCCATCATTCTGCTGGGCCTGCTGACGGGAGTAATCCCGGCCTCTGTCATCACACGGGCCCGCCCGATAGACGTGGTCCGCGGGAGTTTCCGGCACAAGACCAAAATGGTTTACAACAAAATTCTGATCGGGTTCCAATACCTGATCACGATCGTTTTGCTGGGCTGCACGCTGACCATGTCCCGCCAGATCGACATGATGCTGCATGCCGACCTGGGTTTCGACACCGCAAACAAACTTTACCTCTCTATCCAGAATATGAACGGCTATCAAGCCTCAGGATTAAAAAACCGATTGCTGCAAATCGCCGGAGTGGAAAATATCTCCCGGGTACGCGGGGTTCCTATGTTCGCCAACAACAATTCATCAGGCGTATGGCACAACAAACCAATTCATTTGGAAATATTCGAAGGAGATAGTACCTATGTCGGTCTCATGGGCTTCAGAAAGATACAAGACAACCGGAATTTTGCACAGAATGCAATATGGCTCAACCGAACGGCTATGCGAGAATTGGAACTCCCCGACAATGCGTCTTACTGCGAATACCTTAAGAGTCCAATTGCCGGAGTTATCTATGATTTCCTGTATCAAGACCTTACCCATCACCCCCAGCCCTGCGTCATCAAACCATTGCCTGAAAAAGAATGGTGCTGGGCCTTCGTCATCCAATTGACAGACGAATATTCGATTACAACACTCCAGAAGATCAAACAGGCGTATAACGAATATACGGGAGGAATGCCAATTGATTACAAAACATTCGACGACGTTATGCACCAACAATACGCCGCCCAGCAGCGGATGTCCGATATCCTGTTCGGTTTCACGCTGGTAGCCATCCTCATTTCGGCATTGGGTATCCTCGCCATGGCGACCTATTTCATCCGGCAGCGTTCGATGGAGATCGCCGTCCGCAAGGTCTTCGGATCGACGAACCGGGAAGTGCTGCAACGGTTGGTCCTTCACTTCGTCCGCTATGTATTGGCCGCTTTCGTCATCGCCGTACCGGTCATCTGGTACCTGATGCACGACTGGCTCTCGCAGTACGTCCTGCGCATCCCGCTCAGCTGGACGATCTTCGCGCTGGCCGGACTGACCGCGCTGGCCATCGCAGTGGCGACCGTCTTCGGCCAAAGCTGGCGGGCCGCCAACAGCAATCCGGTGGATGCCATCAAACGGTAACATTTGCAAACAAACGATATTGAATCCATAACCATTTAAAACCAAACATCATGTTAAAGATCGAAAACCTGAGCAAAACCTTCCGCACGGAAGAGATCGAGACGATCGCGTTGAACAACGTTTCGATGGAAGTGAAAGAGGGTGAATTCGTCGCCATTATGGGGCCGTCGGGCTGCGGCAAATCGACGCTGCTGAATATCCTCGGCCTACTGGACAACCCCACCGCAGGCAAATATTACCTGCTGGACAAAGAGGTCGGCGGGCTGAAAGAAAAAGAGCGTACCCTGTTCCGCAAGGGCAACATCGGATTCGTCTTCCAGAGCTTCAACCTGATCGACGAACTGAATGTCTATGAAAACGTAGAACTGCCGTTGATCTACCTGAAAGTGAAAGCGGCCAAACGCAAAGAGATGGTACACGAAATTCTCAGCCGCATGAACATCAGCCATCGTGCCGGACACTTCCCGCAGCAGCTTTCCGGCGGTCAGCAACAGCGCGTAGCGATCGCCCGCGCCGTGGTGGCAGGTCCCAAACTGATCCTCGCCGATGAGCCCACCGGTAACCTGGACTCGAAAAACGGCAAAGAGGTGATGGACCTGCTCACAGACCTGAACCGCAACAGCGGTGCGACGATCGTGATGGTGACCCACTCGCAGCACGACGCGTCGTTCGCGCACCGCGTGGTCAACCTCTTCGACGGCGAGATCGTAACCGACATCAAGAACCGGCTGTAGCCTGCGGGTCGTAATTCCGGCCGCAAGGCCGGTCCGCGGTAAACCGCCCCCGCCCCGGAAAGTGATTTTTTCTTCACTTTTCGGGGCGGTTTGCTTGTTAAAACAAGTTGTTTCGGTTACATTTGCTTTCGCCAAAAAACTTTTAACCGAACCTTTAACGTCCAATTTGCATGAACCCGAAACCTAAACTGGTATCCCGTGCGGTCTTGGTGCCGTTTATTCTGGTCACCTCCCTCTTTTTCGCCTGGGGCTTCGCCAACGACATCACCAACCCGATGGTGAAGGCCTTTTCCAAAATTTTCCGCATGAGCACCACTGACGGCGCACTCGTGCAATTGGCTTTTTACGGCGGTTATTTCGCAATGGCCTTCCCAGCGGCGCTGTTCATCAGGAAATTCTCATACAAATCGGGAATCCTGGTCGGTCTCGCCCTTTATGCATGCGGTGCACTGATGTTTATCCCGGCCAGCAAAACCGGCCTCTACTTTCCATTTCTGATCGCCTACTTCATCCTCACCTGCGGACTCTCGTTCCTCGAAACCAGTTCGAATCCCTATATCCTCAGCATGGGCGACGAATCGACCGCTACCCGCAGGCTGAACCTCTCGCAGGCGTTCAACCCGATCGGATCGCTGCTGGGCATGTTCTGCGCGATGCAATTCATCCAGGCGCGAATGAGCCCGCTCGACACGGCGGAACGGGCACAACTCTCGGACGCAGAATTCGAAGCGGTCAAAGCCGCCGACCTGAATGTCCTGATCACTCCTTATGTGATTGTAGGATTGGTTATTTTGGCTCTTTTCTTCCTGATATTTTTCACCAAAATGCCGAAAAACGGCGATAAAGACCACTCGATGAACCTCGGGCGCGTGCTCAAGCGCATTTGGGCCATCCCGCGCTACCGCGAAGGAGTGATCGCACAGTTCTTCTACGTCGGGGCACAGATCATGTGCTGGACATTCATCATCCAGTACGGAACGCGGGTTTTCACCCAAACGGGCATGGAAGAACAAGCCGCAGAGGTGCTTTCGCAGCGTTATAACATCGTGGCGATGGCAATCTTCTGCGTAAGCCGCTTCATATGTACGTTCCTGATGAAATACTTTTCGCCGGGGGCCTTGTTGATGACATTCGCCATCGCAGGCTCCGCACTGACCGCAGGCGTAATCGGATTTCAGAACATTAACGGGATGTACTGCCTGGTAGGCGTATCGGCATGTATGTCGCTGATGTTCCCGACAATCTACGGCATTGCGCTCGAAGGGCTGGGCGACGATGCCAAATTCGGAGCTGCGGGCCTGATCATGGCTATCCTCGGCGGTTCGATCATGCCTCCTGCACAGGCTGCGATCATCGACCAGGGGATGCTGTTCGGCCTCCCGGCCGTAAACGTATCGTTTATCCTGCCCCTGATCTGTTTCCTGGTTATCATCGTGTACGGCTACCGGAGCCATACGATCCACCACCGCGATAGAAGAACGGCAGCTAAGGCATAGCGCTCCGGTTCCACCTTACTGCCGCCTGCCATATGAAAAGTTTAATTATTTGCGCGCTGGGTTCGCTCTTTTTCGGCTGCCATCATCAACCGAAAGAAGCGTCTGTTCCCCCCGCAATCACGAATACACAAGCCGCCGATACTATGTGGAAAAAAGAATTTGAACAACTGCTGCCCAAACTGGGCCACCGCAATTGGATTCTGGTCGTGGACAAAGCTTTCCCGTTACAAAGCGCGCCGGGCATCGTCACGATCAACACCGGCGAGCCGATGCGTCCCGTACTCGGCGAGCTCGTCCGGATGCTTGAAAAAGCTTCGCACGTCAAGCCGGTTTATTACACCGATCTCGAGTTAAATTCGCTTTCGGACGACCTTTGCCCGGGAGCGGAACAGGCCCGTACCGAGATTTTCCAGGCCCTGCAGGACGCCCAGGTCAACACGATCCTGCACGAAGAGGTTTTCTCGAAGATCGACACGGCATCGAAACTCTTTACCACCGTGGTACTGAAAACCGAATCAACCATTCCCTATTCGTCGGTATTCATCGAACTGGACTGCGGGTACTGGAGCGCTGCCGCAGAAAAAGCATTGCGGACAAAAATGAAATCGCGCCCGAAACGGTAAATATCGAATTCGGACATTGCCGCATGCGTGGTTCCGTCCGGCATAGCCATAAAGCAAAAAGCGATCCCGGGGGGGATCGCTTTTGCTTTTATCGTTTTTGTCGTTCCTATTATTGTCCTGAAGCAGTGCTACGAAACGCACATACCGGACCTGGTCATATTCTGTTCCGGTACGTTCCTCATGCGCACCTCCCAATATCAAGGATACCCCGAGAAATATCCAGCAATACTCAGGAACATCCGCAGACATCCCGATCAGGAGATGCGCACGAAGCAGGTTACACCAACCGCCGGATCAGCGCTTCACGTTCGCCGTACAGGTAGTCGATCGGCGGAATTTCGATCATCGTATAGACGCCGGGCTGCTGCACCAGTGACGCCCGGGCCGCAGAAACGAGAATCTGCCCGGTCAGCGCAGGATTGTTGATCGACATGTTGAACTCGAAACGCTGGTTCTGCGTCTTGCCCGAAACCCCTTTGCGGGTCAGGTTCACGCCGTGTCCCATGTCGAGAAGGTCATCGACGCACTCTACCTGCATCACATGTGTCTCGTCATGCACGAAATAGTCGTCGGATTTGATCGCCTGGGCCACTTTCGAAAAATCGTATCCCTCCTTCAATTCGACATAGACCATCCGGCGGTGGATACCCGTCCCGGTCGGAATCGTCATCGACAAAGCCGCTTTCACGCCGTCGACCGCTTTTACCGCCACGGTATGGCCCATACTCATGCCGGGGCCGAAATTCGTATAAGTCAACCCTTTCGGAGCACAGGCCTCGAGCAGTGCACGCACGACCGAATCGCTGCCGGGATCCCAGCCTGCCGAAATGACAGCCACGGCACCGTGTTCCTTAGCGACAGGCGTCAGTCGGCTGCGCAGGCCGGCAATGTCGGTGTGGATATCAAAACTGTCGACCGTATTGATCCCCTGCGCGAGGATCTTCCCGGCCTGCTCCTCGACGCTGCGCGACGGTGTGCACAGCACAGCCACATCGACCCCTTCGAGTTTCTCGACCGAATCGACCACACGGTACCCTCTCAATTCGTCGGGCACATTCGACGCATCACGGCGCACGACGCCCGCCACTTCAAAATCGGGCGCTGCATCCAACGCTTCCAGCACATACCGGCCGATATTGCCGTAACCCACTACGGCTGCTTTGATCTTTTTCATCGTTCGTATTTTATCTGTTTAGTATCGGTTTTATCGTTTCAACATCGTCATGTCCAGCCGAGGGAATTTAGCCCCGAACCCCGACGACCGGTTGCGCCCCGGGAGGGATCCTCATCGGGAAACTCTCGGCTATAAAAATCTCCACCGGATGCAAACCTAGCCCGCTCCTCCCGGAAAGCAGTCCACCCGGTTCAGAGCCCGATCAGCCGCAACTCCCCGGCAATGCCCCCCTCCCGGCGCACGATCTCCAGCAACGACTCCTGCATCGGTTCCGGCGGTACCACGATTCCCCGCGCTTCAGGATGGTTCAAGATCCACTCCAGTCCCGCATTTTGCAACGCGAAAGTGGTTTCGATATAACGCAGATGCGTCGGCTCCTCCAGCGCAAAATTCACCGCCACCTTGCGGTTCAGCACGCTCTGCTCCGGGAACAGGGGGCCGTATTCATCCTCGGCGCCGATATTGACCAACACCTGCCCCTCCAGAAACGGCTCCACAGGATACCGGCGGCCGATCACACCCGCAACCGAGGTGGCCGTCACGATATGCGTCGCACGGCGAACCGCCGCCACGACCGCATCGGGATCTTCCATATCCACGAAGGGGAAATCCCCCTCCGGAGTGTTCTCCAGCCGCCCGCGCACCGCAACGGCCTCGACCACTTCGACCGGAACACCCGCCGCCCTGAGCCGCATGCCCACACCGCTGCCGATCTTTCCGAAACCGAACAGCAGCCAACGCTGGGACGGTTCCACCCCCAGACCGAACGCCTGCAGGCCACGGATCAGGCCGTCGCCCGTTCCGAGCGCACCTTCGATCCGTTTGATCCGGCTGCCGTCGGTATTGAAACAGGGTTTATCGCAATCGGCATAGTAACCGATCCCCGAATGGGTCAGTTCGGCGAAACCGTATTTGGGGCGCAGGTCGCTGTGCAGGCCGATGCAGTCGGAAACCAGATCGAAACCCTCTTCCTTGTTCGTCGCGATTCGAATTCCCTGAGCTTCGGCCCATCCGATGAATGCCGGGTCGTACGGCACCCCGCCGATATGCGACAAGGTCACCTCCGCCCCGCCCGCCATCAGCGGCAGGAATTTGGCGATCGTATTAAAAAACAACGGGGTAGCCTCCAATATCCTCAATCCGGCAAACGGTCGGCGGCCCTGGAAATCGTTGTATTGCGCGCGAATCACGGGGTAATCCTGCGGCGCATAATGGGATTCGAGATATTGCAGCAATTTTTCGGTCATCGACAACCTGTGTGGCGGGTTCAAAACCGGTGTTTCCAGTGCAAAACCGAAACTTTGCACAAAGAATCGAACAAAGATACATTTTTTTTGACATTTCCCATTTGTCCGGCCAATTTACCCACCGTCCCGGACATGCCGTACCGGACAGGATATGTTATAAAACAGGCCGGCCCGGGCAATTTACCCGGGCCGGCCTGTCCCATTCCTGATTATCGGACCATACCATATCCCGGCATGGCCCGCAACCAGCTAAAACCGCCGCGTATACTTGTGGCAATAGGGAAGCGTGCCTTTGCGCTCGTAGTAATCCTGATGATACGCCTCAGCCGGATAGAAAACCGATGCAGGCGTAAGCCGCGTGACCACGCTATAGCCTTTTGCGCGCAAGGTGTCGA
This window encodes:
- a CDS encoding diaminopimelate dehydrogenase — encoded protein: MKKIKAAVVGYGNIGRYVLEALDAAPDFEVAGVVRRDASNVPDELRGYRVVDSVEKLEGVDVAVLCTPSRSVEEQAGKILAQGINTVDSFDIHTDIAGLRSRLTPVAKEHGAVAVISAGWDPGSDSVVRALLEACAPKGLTYTNFGPGMSMGHTVAVKAVDGVKAALSMTIPTGTGIHRRMVYVELKEGYDFSKVAQAIKSDDYFVHDETHVMQVECVDDLLDMGHGVNLTRKGVSGKTQNQRFEFNMSINNPALTGQILVSAARASLVQQPGVYTMIEIPPIDYLYGEREALIRRLV
- a CDS encoding ABC transporter permease, with amino-acid sequence MKTIFDFRAFLNFLGRNKLYTAINIFGFSISLMFVILLVTYTRQEYAVDQFHSNKERIFRLCDETDACFAPLIGRDLKARYPEIETYVRLFETDEVATTGERHLKAKILLSDPDFFRMFSFRLAEGDTAQVLRSKNGALLSESFARNLFPEGDYLDKTVTIKGESVPVTGILRPFGNSQFVTPDVMLSFEEWAPLVYGWDGVLKRGYASASFPLYLMLKPHADLSAKMPDMLSHLKTYYWPYKDDHARELTIIPLTEVYLSNPLYASEQIRIGSKTLINTFFSVAMLILLFAVINYINLSTAQSESRAREMAVRRLLGCSRKALFTRLIVESVLLCILSLLIALLLAGIAEPIFNRILQTHISVSNLFSASNLGIGVVAIILLGLLTGVIPASVITRARPIDVVRGSFRHKTKMVYNKILIGFQYLITIVLLGCTLTMSRQIDMMLHADLGFDTANKLYLSIQNMNGYQASGLKNRLLQIAGVENISRVRGVPMFANNNSSGVWHNKPIHLEIFEGDSTYVGLMGFRKIQDNRNFAQNAIWLNRTAMRELELPDNASYCEYLKSPIAGVIYDFLYQDLTHHPQPCVIKPLPEKEWCWAFVIQLTDEYSITTLQKIKQAYNEYTGGMPIDYKTFDDVMHQQYAAQQRMSDILFGFTLVAILISALGILAMATYFIRQRSMEIAVRKVFGSTNREVLQRLVLHFVRYVLAAFVIAVPVIWYLMHDWLSQYVLRIPLSWTIFALAGLTALAIAVATVFGQSWRAANSNPVDAIKR
- a CDS encoding Rossmann-fold NAD(P)-binding domain-containing protein; the protein is MTEKLLQYLESHYAPQDYPVIRAQYNDFQGRRPFAGLRILEATPLFFNTIAKFLPLMAGGAEVTLSHIGGVPYDPAFIGWAEAQGIRIATNKEEGFDLVSDCIGLHSDLRPKYGFAELTHSGIGYYADCDKPCFNTDGSRIKRIEGALGTGDGLIRGLQAFGLGVEPSQRWLLFGFGKIGSGVGMRLRAAGVPVEVVEAVAVRGRLENTPEGDFPFVDMEDPDAVVAAVRRATHIVTATSVAGVIGRRYPVEPFLEGQVLVNIGAEDEYGPLFPEQSVLNRKVAVNFALEEPTHLRYIETTFALQNAGLEWILNHPEARGIVVPPEPMQESLLEIVRREGGIAGELRLIGL
- a CDS encoding ABC transporter ATP-binding protein; protein product: MLKIENLSKTFRTEEIETIALNNVSMEVKEGEFVAIMGPSGCGKSTLLNILGLLDNPTAGKYYLLDKEVGGLKEKERTLFRKGNIGFVFQSFNLIDELNVYENVELPLIYLKVKAAKRKEMVHEILSRMNISHRAGHFPQQLSGGQQQRVAIARAVVAGPKLILADEPTGNLDSKNGKEVMDLLTDLNRNSGATIVMVTHSQHDASFAHRVVNLFDGEIVTDIKNRL
- the fucP gene encoding L-fucose:H+ symporter permease; its protein translation is MNPKPKLVSRAVLVPFILVTSLFFAWGFANDITNPMVKAFSKIFRMSTTDGALVQLAFYGGYFAMAFPAALFIRKFSYKSGILVGLALYACGALMFIPASKTGLYFPFLIAYFILTCGLSFLETSSNPYILSMGDESTATRRLNLSQAFNPIGSLLGMFCAMQFIQARMSPLDTAERAQLSDAEFEAVKAADLNVLITPYVIVGLVILALFFLIFFTKMPKNGDKDHSMNLGRVLKRIWAIPRYREGVIAQFFYVGAQIMCWTFIIQYGTRVFTQTGMEEQAAEVLSQRYNIVAMAIFCVSRFICTFLMKYFSPGALLMTFAIAGSALTAGVIGFQNINGMYCLVGVSACMSLMFPTIYGIALEGLGDDAKFGAAGLIMAILGGSIMPPAQAAIIDQGMLFGLPAVNVSFILPLICFLVIIVYGYRSHTIHHRDRRTAAKA